The following coding sequences lie in one Enterococcus sp. 9E7_DIV0242 genomic window:
- the queG gene encoding tRNA epoxyqueuosine(34) reductase QueG yields the protein MTLKEKIIAESKRLGIDKIGFASAEPFDQLQESLEEQKNRGYTSGFEHPVIEERLYPERTFDNPQTIIAIALAYPTKAREKIPRDEKRGQFARASWGIDYHDILRERLERLIAFIRAQAESLEEAESWQFKPQVDTGELIDVAAAQRAGLGFIGRNGLLITEEFGSFVYLGEIVTNISFAQDEPVPFGCGECTRCITACPTDALLGDGRMNAKRCLSYQTQTKGMMPTEYRKKMGSVIYGCDICQLVCPYNRGKDFHFHEEMEPDIEEVYPRLQPMLSLSNKAFKKQFGHLAGSWRGKKPLQRNALIALANLGGREALPDILACTEDVRPVIRGTAVWAISKLGNREPEKWLGILKILQQKEKEEDVLLELEVAIAVLTKSALK from the coding sequence GTGACATTAAAAGAAAAAATCATTGCAGAAAGCAAACGTCTGGGTATTGATAAAATTGGTTTTGCTTCAGCGGAGCCCTTTGATCAGTTGCAGGAATCACTGGAAGAACAGAAAAATCGGGGCTATACCTCAGGCTTTGAGCATCCGGTGATCGAAGAGCGGCTCTATCCGGAGCGAACATTTGATAATCCTCAGACGATTATTGCGATTGCATTGGCCTATCCAACAAAGGCAAGAGAAAAAATACCACGAGATGAAAAAAGAGGGCAATTTGCCCGTGCGTCATGGGGGATCGACTACCATGATATTCTTCGCGAACGTTTAGAACGACTCATTGCGTTCATTCGAGCGCAGGCAGAATCGTTAGAAGAAGCGGAGAGCTGGCAGTTCAAACCGCAGGTGGATACTGGAGAGCTGATCGATGTTGCAGCGGCACAGCGTGCAGGACTAGGCTTTATTGGTAGAAATGGGCTATTGATAACAGAAGAGTTTGGCTCTTTTGTTTATTTAGGCGAAATCGTGACCAATATCTCGTTTGCACAAGATGAGCCCGTTCCTTTTGGCTGTGGTGAGTGTACACGTTGCATTACGGCTTGTCCAACGGATGCACTTTTGGGTGACGGACGTATGAACGCGAAACGATGTCTTTCTTACCAGACGCAGACAAAAGGCATGATGCCAACAGAGTATCGAAAGAAAATGGGTAGTGTGATTTATGGCTGTGATATTTGCCAACTAGTCTGTCCTTACAATAGAGGAAAGGATTTTCATTTTCACGAAGAAATGGAACCGGATATCGAAGAGGTTTACCCACGATTGCAGCCCATGCTTAGTCTATCGAATAAGGCATTTAAAAAGCAGTTTGGTCATCTCGCTGGATCTTGGCGTGGGAAAAAACCACTACAGCGTAATGCCTTGATTGCTTTAGCAAATCTTGGTGGTAGAGAAGCGTTACCCGATATTCTCGCTTGTACAGAAGATGTGCGGCCTGTGATTCGAGGGACTGCAGTCTGGGCAATCAGCAAGCTGGGGAATCGTGAGCCGGAAAAATGGCTGGGGATTCTTAAAATACTCCAACAAAAGGAGAAGGAAGAAGACGTCTTGTTGGAGCTTGAAGTGGCGATAGCAGTATTGACAAAAAGTGCTCTTAAGTAA
- a CDS encoding BglG family transcription antiterminator, with protein MKKRMIDLLQLLAIRTDYINGNELANKLAISSRTLRTDLRQHEEELKKNGCRILSRPVLGYKLHIDDQALFSTFLERTSDTTEDIPQNNQQRIEYVLKVLLLSEKKYTVDLFCEELFISRSSFTLLIKEVKQQLEKYALQLVFDHHYYLKGSEKDIRLCMAEYFFHQQNYSSAQNHLDAIFSKEIFLRISTIVDQELEKQPIAMTDTARKNLVIHLVIAVLRIKADDLIHVEQGQYHHLERNQEFVIAGAIAARIEQEFHLIFPYTEIYYVTIHLLGKRTIQALDRNSADWETAERLFETIAAALESSYGISLATDLQFYSNFTIHLCALITRATYGLVGRNTLLTEIKKNYPFAFELAVFSSNLIESQLGTQISEDETGFLALHLALALETKKTERKFHILIVCASGRGTSQLLAFKIQQRFANQIARLEIIEASELEKRTLTDIDYIFSTIELNTEFPIPVIQISNFLEAQDIQAISGRLKQAEVPNKFSDYFSEELFFENIDLSTKEEVLRFLVAHIADSDTQEHYFHSILQREQLGATEYGNQIALPHPLEPVGDTSIVAALSLKKPILWQKKMVRYVFLFSFSKQSEKDVLIVTDFLTELLFDINSLQQLKKNFSFPTFQTLWNDHIGYKEPLTEESIFK; from the coding sequence ATGAAAAAAAGAATGATCGATCTTTTGCAGCTCTTAGCAATTAGAACTGACTATATAAATGGAAATGAATTAGCAAATAAGTTGGCTATCTCTTCACGAACGTTACGTACAGATCTACGGCAGCATGAAGAGGAGTTGAAGAAGAACGGTTGTCGCATTTTATCCCGACCCGTTTTAGGCTACAAGCTTCATATTGATGATCAAGCGTTATTCTCAACCTTCCTAGAACGTACATCTGATACGACAGAGGATATTCCACAAAATAATCAGCAACGCATAGAGTATGTGCTTAAAGTCCTCTTGCTTTCCGAGAAAAAGTACACGGTGGATCTCTTCTGTGAAGAACTGTTCATCAGTCGTTCTTCCTTCACGCTTTTGATTAAAGAGGTCAAACAACAGCTTGAAAAATATGCATTACAGCTCGTGTTTGATCATCACTACTATCTGAAGGGCTCTGAGAAGGACATTCGATTGTGTATGGCGGAATATTTCTTTCATCAGCAGAACTATTCATCTGCACAAAATCATTTGGATGCCATTTTTTCTAAAGAAATTTTTCTGCGTATCTCCACAATCGTCGATCAAGAATTAGAGAAACAACCTATTGCAATGACCGATACGGCCAGAAAAAACCTAGTCATCCATTTGGTTATCGCGGTCCTGAGAATTAAAGCAGATGATTTGATCCATGTGGAACAAGGACAGTACCACCATCTTGAACGCAATCAGGAATTTGTCATTGCCGGAGCTATCGCTGCCAGAATCGAGCAGGAATTCCACTTGATTTTTCCTTATACAGAAATTTATTACGTGACGATCCACCTGCTCGGTAAACGGACAATTCAAGCATTGGATCGAAACTCTGCAGACTGGGAAACTGCTGAGCGGCTTTTTGAAACAATAGCAGCTGCACTGGAAAGCTCCTATGGCATTTCTCTTGCAACAGATTTACAGTTCTACAGCAATTTCACGATTCATCTCTGCGCTTTGATCACCCGAGCGACTTATGGACTTGTTGGCCGTAACACGTTATTGACTGAAATCAAAAAAAATTATCCCTTTGCTTTTGAGCTAGCGGTTTTTTCAAGTAATTTGATTGAATCACAATTAGGCACACAAATCTCTGAGGATGAAACAGGCTTTTTAGCATTACATCTAGCATTGGCCCTTGAAACAAAAAAAACGGAACGAAAATTCCATATTTTGATCGTCTGCGCGAGCGGTCGCGGTACTTCCCAGCTATTGGCATTCAAAATCCAGCAGCGCTTCGCCAATCAAATTGCTCGCCTCGAAATCATCGAGGCCAGTGAATTGGAGAAACGAACATTGACAGACATTGATTATATTTTTTCCACCATCGAATTAAACACTGAATTCCCTATACCTGTGATCCAAATATCCAATTTTTTAGAAGCACAGGATATTCAAGCAATTTCTGGCCGATTAAAACAGGCTGAGGTTCCTAATAAATTTTCAGATTATTTTTCTGAAGAACTATTTTTTGAAAATATCGACTTATCTACGAAAGAAGAGGTTCTACGATTCCTTGTTGCCCACATCGCTGATAGCGACACTCAAGAGCACTATTTTCATTCTATCTTACAACGTGAACAGCTAGGAGCAACCGAATACGGGAATCAGATTGCTTTGCCTCACCCTTTAGAACCTGTTGGAGATACAAGCATAGTAGCCGCTCTTTCACTAAAAAAGCCTATTTTATGGCAGAAAAAGATGGTTCGTTATGTCTTTCTTTTCTCTTTCTCAAAACAATCCGAAAAAGACGTGTTGATCGTTACCGATTTTCTAACGGAATTACTATTTGATATAAACAGTCTCCAACAATTAAAAAAGAATTTTTCCTTTCCTACTTTTCAAACTCTTTGGAATGACCATATCGGATATAAAGAACCTTTGACAGAAGAATCGATTTTCAAATAA
- a CDS encoding amino acid ABC transporter ATP-binding protein, giving the protein MNSIIEVEHLKKNFGENEVLKDINLTVHKGEVVTIIGSSGSGKSTMLRCINLLEKPTAGKIIYQDQNVLEPGYDLPKYRTHLGMVFQQFNLFNNLNVLDNCTTGQITVLKRSKSEAEKTALENLEKVGMARFVQAKPAQLSGGQKQRVAIARALSMNPDVLLFDEPTSALDPEMVGEVLKTMKSLAHTGLTMMIVTHEMEFAREVSDRVIFMDKGVIAEEGTAEDIFVHPKEERTKEFLKRILSKE; this is encoded by the coding sequence ATGAATTCGATTATTGAAGTAGAACACTTAAAAAAGAACTTCGGTGAAAATGAAGTGCTAAAAGATATCAACTTAACAGTCCATAAAGGAGAAGTCGTGACGATCATCGGATCTTCCGGTTCGGGAAAATCGACCATGCTTCGTTGCATCAACCTTTTGGAAAAACCAACTGCCGGGAAAATCATCTATCAGGATCAAAACGTTTTAGAGCCTGGCTATGATTTACCGAAATACCGGACACACCTTGGCATGGTGTTCCAACAATTCAATTTGTTCAACAACTTAAATGTTTTAGATAACTGTACAACAGGGCAGATAACCGTCCTGAAGCGCTCCAAAAGCGAAGCAGAAAAAACAGCGTTGGAAAATCTGGAAAAAGTCGGTATGGCTCGTTTCGTACAGGCAAAACCGGCCCAGCTTTCCGGCGGACAAAAACAACGTGTGGCAATCGCCCGCGCGCTGTCTATGAACCCTGATGTTCTTTTATTTGATGAACCGACCTCTGCACTTGACCCTGAAATGGTAGGAGAAGTGTTAAAGACAATGAAGAGTCTGGCCCATACCGGGCTGACGATGATGATCGTGACACACGAAATGGAATTTGCCCGTGAAGTCTCTGATCGTGTCATTTTCATGGATAAAGGTGTCATTGCAGAGGAAGGAACTGCTGAAGATATTTTCGTTCATCCAAAAGAAGAACGGACAAAAGAATTTCTTAAGCGGATTCTATCAAAAGAATAG
- a CDS encoding ABC transporter permease subunit (The N-terminal region of this protein, as described by TIGR01726, is a three transmembrane segment that identifies a subfamily of ABC transporter permease subunits, which specificities that include histidine, arginine, glutamine, glutamate, L-cystine (sic), the opines (in Agrobacterium) octopine and nopaline, etc.) yields MKRRFLSFSLFITLLAGLFCAPLISQAEGNTNGEFRVGMEAGYAPFNWTQTTDANDAVPIPGDHSYAGGYDVQIAKKVAEGLNKNLVIVKTKWDGLAPALQSGKIDAVIAGMSPTPERKKEIDFSDAYYESNLVIVTRKDSQYANATSIDDFKGAKITGQLNTFHYSVIDQIPDVQKQQAQADFGAMRTALASGVIDGYVSERPEGVTAETVNPDIKMVEFSEENGFQTDPADTTIAVGVRKGDPNLEKINTILAGISPEERTKIMDKAILDQPAAENTADGDEAEVKTGVLNDFKNILDQYGILFLRGTGTTLLLALVGTIIGTLIGLLIGVIRTIPESENKGKRAFQKVANWLLSAYIEIFRSTPMMVQAMVIYYGIALAFSIDLNRMAAAFFIVSINTGAYMSEIVRGGIFSVDKGQFEAAQAIGMTHSQTMTKVVLPQVIRNIMPATGNEFVINIKDTSVLSVISVSDLFFQGNSAAGANYQFFQTFSIICVIYFVLTFTITRILRWVEKRMDGPSAYIPVEETTQAVATGEDK; encoded by the coding sequence ATGAAAAGACGTTTTTTATCTTTCAGCTTGTTCATTACGTTGCTTGCAGGACTATTCTGCGCACCGCTGATCAGTCAGGCTGAAGGCAATACCAATGGAGAATTTCGTGTGGGGATGGAAGCTGGTTATGCCCCATTTAACTGGACACAGACGACCGACGCCAATGATGCAGTTCCGATTCCAGGCGATCATTCTTATGCTGGTGGATACGATGTCCAAATAGCGAAAAAAGTTGCTGAAGGGTTGAATAAGAACCTAGTCATCGTTAAAACCAAGTGGGATGGACTTGCTCCGGCACTCCAATCTGGAAAAATAGATGCAGTTATTGCTGGAATGTCTCCAACTCCTGAACGAAAAAAGGAGATTGATTTCTCTGACGCTTATTATGAATCAAACTTAGTCATTGTGACACGCAAAGACAGCCAATATGCGAATGCGACAAGCATTGATGATTTCAAAGGAGCAAAAATTACCGGTCAATTGAATACCTTTCATTACAGTGTGATCGATCAGATCCCAGATGTACAAAAGCAACAAGCACAAGCTGATTTCGGTGCCATGCGGACTGCTTTAGCCTCTGGCGTGATCGATGGCTATGTCAGCGAGCGACCGGAAGGTGTGACTGCTGAAACAGTTAACCCAGATATTAAGATGGTGGAATTTAGTGAAGAGAATGGCTTTCAAACCGATCCGGCGGACACAACTATTGCTGTTGGCGTTCGAAAAGGTGACCCAAACCTCGAAAAAATCAATACCATTCTAGCCGGTATTTCTCCGGAAGAGCGGACCAAAATCATGGATAAAGCCATCCTTGATCAACCAGCTGCTGAAAATACTGCGGATGGCGATGAAGCAGAAGTAAAAACAGGGGTTCTCAATGATTTCAAAAATATCTTGGATCAATATGGGATTTTGTTCCTTCGCGGTACAGGAACAACCCTTCTTCTAGCATTAGTTGGTACAATTATCGGTACATTGATCGGGCTGTTGATTGGTGTGATTCGTACAATTCCTGAATCAGAAAACAAAGGGAAACGTGCTTTCCAGAAAGTCGCAAACTGGCTGTTATCTGCCTATATCGAGATTTTCCGCAGCACCCCAATGATGGTGCAAGCGATGGTCATTTACTACGGGATCGCACTGGCATTCAGCATTGATCTGAATCGAATGGCTGCTGCGTTCTTCATTGTATCAATCAACACAGGTGCCTACATGTCTGAAATCGTTCGTGGAGGAATCTTCTCTGTTGATAAGGGGCAATTTGAGGCTGCCCAAGCAATCGGGATGACACATAGTCAGACAATGACAAAAGTCGTATTGCCACAGGTTATCAGAAATATCATGCCTGCAACTGGGAATGAGTTTGTTATCAACATCAAGGATACCTCTGTTCTGAGTGTTATTTCTGTTTCAGATTTATTCTTCCAAGGGAACTCAGCTGCTGGGGCAAACTATCAGTTCTTCCAGACCTTCTCAATCATCTGCGTGATTTACTTTGTGTTGACCTTTACGATCACACGTATTCTACGTTGGGTTGAAAAACGAATGGACGGCCCTTCTGCCTACATTCCAGTTGAAGAAACCACGCAGGCTGTTGCGACAGGCGAAGACAAATAA
- a CDS encoding TIGR00730 family Rossman fold protein, translating into MKRIAVYCGASMGNSPVYQELAKQLGEWLISQKIGLVYGGGDVGLMGHIADTVLAAEGEVIGVMPTFLVEREIAHPKLTELIIVNDMHERKKKMMNLADAYIALPGGPGTLEEIVEAISWARVGEHGNPCVLLSVNGYYELLAAFFDKMVTEGFLTQEDRERILITESLEEMKGFFDNHTVAEIRKYEK; encoded by the coding sequence ATGAAACGAATCGCTGTTTATTGTGGTGCGAGTATGGGGAATAGTCCTGTATATCAGGAATTGGCGAAACAACTGGGAGAGTGGTTGATTTCTCAGAAAATTGGTTTAGTGTATGGTGGTGGTGATGTTGGTTTGATGGGGCATATTGCTGATACAGTTTTAGCCGCAGAAGGGGAAGTTATTGGTGTGATGCCCACTTTTCTTGTAGAGAGAGAAATCGCTCATCCAAAGCTGACGGAGCTGATTATTGTGAATGACATGCACGAGCGGAAAAAGAAAATGATGAATTTAGCTGACGCCTATATTGCTTTACCGGGTGGACCAGGAACATTGGAAGAGATAGTAGAAGCCATCTCATGGGCGCGTGTCGGTGAGCATGGAAATCCGTGTGTTCTTTTGAGTGTCAATGGGTATTATGAGCTGTTGGCGGCATTTTTCGATAAAATGGTGACTGAAGGATTCTTAACGCAAGAGGATCGGGAAAGAATATTGATTACTGAATCATTGGAAGAAATGAAGGGATTTTTTGATAATCACACAGTAGCAGAAATCAGAAAATACGAGAAATAA
- a CDS encoding YczE/YyaS/YitT family protein, which yields MTKLNPVYRIFSVFFGTTLTAFAIFLLLKSGFGTDTLSVFLTGIQQHVSIEFGYLSMLFNLLVIILAFFIQRELMGVGTIINGFGLGLILNFFFYILGDWTMGAPLFWGLLGAVLYGIGIGFYVSAQMGSAAIECLSFMLEARTKFSLRTVRIGIDASFVILGLLLGSKDFHIATFVCLLLTGPVVEWMLKRSMKLNKREPSK from the coding sequence ATGACAAAATTAAATCCAGTATATCGTATTTTTTCTGTATTCTTTGGGACAACATTGACAGCGTTTGCTATTTTTTTGCTGCTAAAAAGCGGTTTTGGGACGGATACCTTGAGTGTCTTCCTAACAGGAATCCAACAACATGTATCTATAGAATTTGGGTATCTTAGTATGCTCTTCAATCTTTTAGTGATTATTTTAGCTTTTTTTATTCAAAGAGAATTGATGGGTGTCGGGACGATCATCAACGGTTTTGGTCTCGGGCTGATCTTGAATTTCTTTTTCTATATTTTAGGCGATTGGACGATGGGAGCACCCTTGTTTTGGGGACTACTTGGGGCCGTTTTGTATGGCATTGGCATCGGATTTTACGTATCTGCACAAATGGGTTCAGCAGCGATCGAGTGTTTGTCCTTTATGTTAGAAGCAAGAACGAAATTCAGCCTACGAACGGTTCGTATAGGTATTGATGCATCGTTTGTGATTTTGGGGTTATTGTTAGGAAGTAAAGACTTCCATATCGCTACATTCGTCTGTCTATTATTGACGGGACCAGTCGTGGAATGGATGCTGAAGCGCAGTATGAAATTGAATAAAAGAGAACCATCAAAATAA